The Ahaetulla prasina isolate Xishuangbanna chromosome 14, ASM2864084v1, whole genome shotgun sequence genome includes a region encoding these proteins:
- the NUDT1 gene encoding oxidized purine nucleoside triphosphate hydrolase, which produces MPMTKLYTLVLVMQPQRVLLGMKKRGFGAGLWNGFGGKVQLGETMEQAARRELQEESSLTVDTLQKMGQITFEFVGNSELMEVHIFRADSFHGDPTESDEMCPQWFDVDQIPFKEMWPDDIYWFPLLLHKKYFLGYFKFQGQETILEYTLKEVEKMSEGTQEGNIKDILAGKEPQHNPSH; this is translated from the exons ATGCCGATGACTAAGCTGTACACGTTGGTGCTGGTGATGCAGCCGCAGCGCGTCCTGCTGGGCATGAAGAAGCGTGGCTTCGGGGCTGGCCTCTGGAACGGCTTTGGGGGAAAGGTGCAGCTGGGGGAGACGATGGAGCAGGCAGCCCGAAG GGAGCTTCAGGAAGAGAGCAGCTTGACCGTGGACACCTTACAGAAAATGGGCCAGATTACCTTCGAGTTTGTAGGCAACTCGGAGCTGATGGAAGTCCATATCTTTCGCGCCGACAGTTTCCACGGAGACCCCACCGAAAGCGACG AAATGTGCCCTCAGTGGTTTGACGTGGACCAGATCCCTTTCAAAGAGATGTGGCCAGATGATATCTATTGGTTTCCTCTCCTGCTCCACAAAaaatatttcctgggctattttaaGTTTCAGGGGCAGGAGACTATCTTGGAATATACCCTGAAGGAGGTGGAGAAGATGTCAGAAGGAACGCAGGAAGGAAACATAAAGGACATTTTGGCAGGCAAGGAACCACAACACAATCCTTCTCATTGA